A genomic region of Caulobacter vibrioides contains the following coding sequences:
- a CDS encoding DUF6624 domain-containing protein has product MIALTLASALQTPLPLATLRADPSAARDFDYWSLRAGRTPAEVQALAGSITADDAAKGCRTEAELEIVLGLESAAEANSAAAWRADHEAAAKFERESKALRAKALAGEKVGDQYISRNVQTFVEQAQAARTQRARAVIERVAIDQAGLSVSAPQSPVPGVERRIALRSKHRYCVVSRDNAEWLKTEIRSRGWFTLSADGPDADRAAWLMVQHSDHDPAFQREALALLTRLKDQNETSKRNYAYLYDRLAANEGRNQLYATQARCRAGQREPHPAVDQPEGLEARRAAMGLETLEAYYARWGACPKA; this is encoded by the coding sequence GTGATCGCCTTGACGCTGGCGAGCGCCCTCCAGACGCCTTTGCCGCTCGCGACGCTGCGCGCCGATCCCTCGGCCGCCCGCGATTTCGACTACTGGAGCCTGCGGGCGGGCCGAACCCCGGCCGAGGTCCAGGCTTTGGCGGGTTCGATCACCGCCGATGACGCGGCCAAGGGTTGTCGCACCGAGGCTGAGCTCGAGATCGTTCTGGGTCTTGAGAGCGCAGCGGAGGCCAACTCCGCCGCCGCTTGGCGCGCCGATCATGAGGCCGCCGCCAAGTTCGAACGCGAGAGCAAAGCCCTGCGCGCCAAGGCCCTGGCCGGCGAGAAGGTCGGCGATCAGTACATCAGCCGGAACGTCCAGACCTTTGTGGAGCAGGCTCAAGCCGCGCGGACACAACGCGCCCGCGCAGTGATCGAGCGCGTCGCGATCGATCAGGCCGGCCTGAGCGTCTCCGCGCCTCAGTCTCCAGTGCCCGGGGTGGAGCGACGGATCGCCCTCCGCTCGAAGCATCGCTACTGCGTTGTGTCGCGCGATAACGCCGAATGGCTGAAGACCGAGATCAGGTCGCGCGGCTGGTTCACCCTGTCCGCCGACGGCCCCGACGCTGACAGGGCCGCGTGGCTGATGGTGCAGCACAGCGACCACGATCCCGCCTTCCAGCGCGAGGCCCTGGCCCTCTTGACCCGCCTGAAGGACCAGAACGAGACCAGCAAGCGCAACTACGCCTATCTGTACGACCGCCTCGCCGCCAATGAGGGCCGCAACCAGCTCTACGCGACCCAGGCGCGCTGTCGGGCCGGCCAGCGCGAACCCCATCCCGCTGTGGATCAGCCTGAAGGCCTGGAGGCGCGCCGCGCAGCCATGGGCCTGGAGACGCTGGAAGCCTACTACGCCCGGTGGGGCGCTTGCCCGAAGGCCTAG
- a CDS encoding glutamate-5-semialdehyde dehydrogenase has translation MDDAGASLQAIMAGMGRTAREGARALRLATPEQRTAAIQAMAVAIREDADAILLANAKDLARAEANGVSGPMLDRLALDAARLEGVAAGVEAVAAIPDPVGVATARWTRPNGLDIARVRTPIGVIAMIYESRPNVTADAAALCVRSGNAVILRGGSECIHSNLAIHAAIARGLKAAGLPAAAVQAVKTPDRAAVGMILAGLDKTIDLIIPRGGKSLVARVQAEARAPVLGHLEGLNHVFVHAAADLKKAVEVVVNAKLRRVSVCGSAETLLIDKAAAETLLPPIADALIKAGCELRGDAAARAIEPTMKKATVEDWTTEYLAPILSVAVVDGVAGAARHIASYGSGHTDAIITEDAAAAEAFIAEVDSAIVLVNASTQFADGGEFGFGAEIGIATDKLHARGPVGAEQLTTFKYVVRGTGQTRP, from the coding sequence ATGGACGACGCGGGCGCCAGCTTGCAGGCGATCATGGCGGGGATGGGCCGGACGGCCCGCGAGGGCGCGCGCGCGCTTCGCCTCGCCACGCCAGAGCAGCGCACGGCCGCCATCCAGGCCATGGCCGTCGCCATCCGCGAAGACGCCGACGCCATCCTCCTGGCCAACGCCAAAGACCTCGCCCGCGCAGAGGCTAACGGCGTCTCGGGCCCGATGCTGGACCGGCTGGCTCTGGACGCCGCACGCCTGGAAGGCGTCGCCGCCGGCGTCGAGGCCGTGGCCGCCATCCCTGATCCCGTCGGCGTCGCCACCGCGCGCTGGACCCGGCCCAATGGCCTGGACATCGCCCGCGTCCGCACGCCGATCGGCGTGATCGCCATGATCTATGAGAGCCGCCCCAATGTGACCGCCGACGCTGCGGCGCTGTGCGTGCGCTCGGGCAATGCGGTGATCCTGCGCGGCGGGTCGGAGTGCATCCATTCCAACCTCGCCATTCACGCCGCCATCGCGCGCGGTCTCAAGGCCGCCGGCCTGCCCGCCGCCGCCGTCCAGGCGGTGAAGACGCCCGATCGCGCCGCCGTTGGCATGATCCTGGCCGGGCTGGACAAGACCATCGACCTGATCATTCCGCGCGGCGGCAAAAGCCTGGTGGCCCGCGTCCAGGCCGAGGCCCGCGCCCCGGTGCTGGGCCACCTGGAAGGCCTGAACCACGTCTTCGTCCACGCCGCCGCCGACCTGAAGAAGGCCGTCGAGGTGGTGGTGAACGCCAAGCTGCGCCGCGTCTCGGTCTGCGGCTCGGCCGAGACCCTGCTGATCGACAAGGCCGCCGCCGAGACGCTGCTGCCGCCGATCGCCGACGCCCTGATCAAGGCAGGCTGCGAACTGCGCGGCGACGCCGCCGCCCGCGCCATCGAACCGACGATGAAGAAGGCCACCGTCGAGGACTGGACCACCGAATACCTGGCCCCGATCCTGTCGGTGGCCGTGGTCGACGGCGTGGCCGGCGCGGCGCGGCATATCGCCTCGTACGGCTCGGGCCATACCGACGCGATCATCACCGAGGACGCCGCCGCCGCCGAGGCCTTCATCGCCGAGGTCGACAGCGCCATCGTGCTGGTCAACGCCTCGACCCAGTTCGCCGATGGCGGCGAGTTCGGCTTCGGGGCCGAAATCGGCATCGCCACCGACAAGCTTCATGCCCGCGGCCCGGTTGGGGCCGAGCAACT
- a CDS encoding DUF4287 domain-containing protein, giving the protein MMSDNKVKGPVSYFPSIEKTYGQPVAHWQKIVRDAYPAKHMDLVAVLKSAHGFGHGHANAIVAYTLAEDGLK; this is encoded by the coding sequence CTGATGTCCGACAACAAGGTGAAGGGCCCGGTGTCCTACTTCCCGTCGATCGAAAAGACCTACGGACAGCCGGTCGCCCACTGGCAGAAGATCGTGCGCGACGCCTATCCGGCCAAGCACATGGATCTCGTCGCCGTACTGAAGAGCGCGCATGGGTTCGGCCACGGTCACGCCAACGCGATCGTGGCCTACACCCTGGCCGAGGACGGCCTGAAATAG